The Priestia megaterium NBRC 15308 = ATCC 14581 region AAAATTTATTTAATTATCATTAATTTTACCATTTTCCAAACTAGATAGATAGGCACCCTTTATTAACCTATGCATACAAAATCAAAAAGCGACCGAGAGCTTTTGGATAAAAAAACATCCATCAGCTTCGTGATGAATGTTTTTATTCTGGTTTTCGCTGTGACGCTCGATGCGCTTCATTCAGCTCTTTGATTTCCTTTACAATCTCCACCATTTCCGCTTTTGCTTCCGGATATAATTGATTCCAATGCTTTGTTAAAGGAGGCATGGATTTTGAGATATGGTTGTAAAGTGCCCACATTTTTACTTTTTCCTGCAGCTGTTCGTCACTTTGACCAACCATTAGTTCCGTATACTTTTCAATTAAACCGTCAAATTGCTCTTGAAAGGTTTTACTCATGCACAATCACTCCTTTCTTTGGTTTACAAATAACCGGACAAGTTTGACAATAAGTCTTTTTAGCTCCTGTTTGGTAAGATAAACAGCACGTTTGCCGAACCCTTATCTCCTGCATTTGCTTCTCTACTTGAAGAGGTGAACTGTACCTAGCAAACGGATTATGATGGTATGAACCAAAGTGATGACCCTCAGCTTCTTC contains the following coding sequences:
- a CDS encoding YusU family protein gives rise to the protein MSKTFQEQFDGLIEKYTELMVGQSDEQLQEKVKMWALYNHISKSMPPLTKHWNQLYPEAKAEMVEIVKEIKELNEAHRASQRKPE